A DNA window from Streptomyces roseifaciens contains the following coding sequences:
- a CDS encoding methyltransferase produces MTASPSRKVLDLMIGYWASQSVYVATKLGLPEHIESGLTTSRELAEATGSHERSLFQLMRFLTGLGILQGDDETGFSLTPAGELLKEDAPDSLRDLTLMYGEEFYETWGNLLHNVRTGQPAFEATFGAPMYPYFTANQESARRFDGTMAGGAFFRDLPQVFDFSSARTVVDIAGGTGALLSEVLKAAPHVEGVLFDQAHVIEAAKAAMADRGLTDRVSYAEGDYTASLPTGGDVYLWSRILHSRSDESCVDLLKRCHDAMNPDGTVIVLERTIPPTGESSLGLWFDLQMMVLVGGTERSEKEYADLFAQSGLALHSVLPLSLDMFAIVARRA; encoded by the coding sequence ATGACTGCGTCACCGTCCCGCAAGGTTCTGGACCTGATGATCGGCTACTGGGCCTCGCAGAGTGTCTACGTGGCCACCAAACTGGGCCTCCCCGAGCACATCGAGAGCGGCCTCACCACCAGCCGCGAGCTCGCCGAGGCCACCGGCTCCCACGAGCGCTCGCTGTTCCAGCTCATGCGCTTCCTCACCGGCCTCGGCATCCTGCAGGGCGACGACGAGACCGGCTTCTCGCTCACCCCGGCCGGCGAGCTCCTCAAGGAGGACGCGCCCGACTCCCTGCGCGACCTCACCCTGATGTACGGCGAGGAGTTCTACGAGACCTGGGGAAACCTGCTCCACAACGTCAGGACGGGCCAGCCCGCGTTCGAGGCCACCTTCGGCGCCCCGATGTACCCGTACTTCACCGCCAACCAGGAGTCGGCCCGCCGGTTCGACGGCACCATGGCCGGCGGCGCGTTCTTCCGCGACCTGCCGCAGGTCTTCGACTTCTCGTCGGCGCGCACCGTCGTCGACATCGCGGGCGGCACCGGCGCCCTGCTCTCCGAGGTCCTGAAGGCGGCCCCCCACGTCGAAGGCGTGCTCTTCGACCAGGCGCACGTGATCGAGGCCGCGAAGGCCGCCATGGCGGACCGCGGGCTCACGGACCGCGTCTCCTACGCCGAGGGCGACTACACCGCCTCGCTCCCCACCGGCGGCGACGTCTACCTGTGGTCGCGCATCCTGCACAGCCGTTCCGACGAGTCCTGCGTCGACCTGCTGAAGCGCTGCCACGACGCCATGAACCCGGACGGCACCGTCATCGTGCTGGAGCGCACGATCCCGCCGACCGGCGAGTCCTCCCTCGGGCTCTGGTTCGACCTGCAGATGATGGTCCTCGTCGGCGGCACCGAGCGCAGCGAGAAGGAGTACGCGGACCTGTTCGCGCAGTCCGGCCTCGCCCTGCACTCCGTCCTCCCGCTCTCCCTGGACATGTTCGCCATCGTCGCGAGGCGCGCGTGA
- a CDS encoding PaaI family thioesterase encodes MTAFPALGLDTASRFLVALGLEFDEVAGDGVRGRIELGPQHHNPWGVVHGGVHSTVVERAASVGASKAVADRGLFAVGVHNATDVFVTTTGGPALVTAHPVFQGGLQQVWSVEITAGGGTGPLLARGQLRLQNVPKRAS; translated from the coding sequence ATGACCGCATTCCCCGCCCTGGGCCTCGACACCGCGAGCCGCTTCCTCGTGGCGCTGGGCCTGGAGTTCGACGAGGTCGCGGGCGACGGCGTCCGGGGCCGCATCGAGCTCGGCCCGCAGCACCACAACCCCTGGGGCGTCGTGCACGGCGGCGTCCACAGCACCGTCGTCGAACGGGCGGCCAGCGTCGGCGCCTCGAAGGCCGTCGCGGACCGCGGCCTCTTCGCCGTGGGCGTGCACAACGCGACGGACGTGTTCGTCACGACCACCGGCGGCCCGGCCCTCGTCACCGCGCACCCGGTGTTCCAGGGCGGCCTCCAGCAGGTGTGGTCCGTGGAGATCACGGCCGGCGGCGGCACCGGCCCCCTCCTGGCCCGCGGACAGCTGCGGCTGCAGAACGTCCCGAAGCGGGCCTCGTAG